Proteins encoded within one genomic window of Saccharopolyspora pogona:
- a CDS encoding SapB/AmfS family lanthipeptide, which produces MGTILELQELDAQNDLAYGDSNYGGASNLSLLAACAQSTISLLTCQ; this is translated from the coding sequence ATGGGAACGATTCTGGAACTGCAGGAACTCGACGCTCAGAACGACCTCGCCTACGGCGACTCCAACTACGGCGGCGCGAGCAACCTGAGCCTGCTCGCCGCGTGTGCGCAGAGCACGATCAGCCTGCTGACCTGCCAGTGA
- the lanKC gene encoding class III lanthionine synthetase LanKC — MDLRYEAFCFADPLFFDEQHRPSGLHDDYATLLSAPGEDWIESNLGTWRMLRPHDVDLPDQGWKVHVSATLDNAERVLSTVHEYCLRERVAFKHLRSPKVLLSRNAKYAPRSASGKFVTIYPLDEHQLELVLEELSQQLRGEEGPYILSDLRYGPGPLYVRYGGFVERSVELDGTRVLAIQGPDGALVPDKRGTSFSVPDWVNVPDCLSASLNARKSGDRAALPYRVTSSLHFSNGGGVYRAVRDADGEQVVLKEARPHAGLDRDGTDAVARLHRENDILRRLADIDGIPTAHELFQVWEHTFLAMDLVPGVPLGSWLARRYPLTRQHPDEHEIADYTDRAVDLLEKVERLLDRVHERGVVFGDLHALNVLVDEDGGVSFIDFEMASADDDAPRPALGAPGFRAPKGRTGVAIDRYALAALKLWMFLPLNPLLELAPGKLSGFVEVIERRFPLPNGYGDSIRNELAPADVVSATELDQPNPDWGVVRKGLAEAILCSATPERDDRLFPGDIEQFRLGGTGFAYGAAGVLHALDVAGTGRYPEHERWLVDAVRRTPPARPGFFDGAHGIAYVLENLGHHDEADALLAGAELLVTQTRDHGFAAGLSGIALNLLHFAGSREDREFREHAHSLGDHLADALTRAVPPGEVGRAGLLDGWSGPALLFTHLYDDTGDRGWLELADRALSRDLDECVTTDDGVLQVRDGHARTLPYLAVGSAGIALVAEELAARHPAASCLRRQSDLLRGCVGEFVIHPGLLFGRCGLLAALAAAHRRSPDPILAEAIARHLSALGWHAIPYGDGGIAIPGNQLLRLSMDLGTGGAGVLTTVAATLDGHGRVLPFFGALT; from the coding sequence ATGGATCTCCGATACGAGGCTTTCTGCTTCGCAGATCCGCTCTTTTTTGACGAGCAACACCGGCCCTCCGGTCTGCACGACGATTACGCGACCCTGCTTTCCGCACCGGGAGAAGACTGGATCGAGAGCAATCTCGGGACGTGGCGGATGCTGCGTCCGCACGACGTCGATCTACCCGATCAGGGCTGGAAGGTGCACGTCTCGGCCACGCTGGACAACGCGGAGAGGGTGCTGTCGACCGTCCACGAGTACTGCCTGCGAGAGCGTGTCGCGTTCAAACACTTGCGCAGCCCCAAGGTTCTCCTGTCCCGCAACGCCAAATATGCGCCGCGGTCCGCGAGCGGCAAGTTCGTCACAATTTATCCACTCGACGAGCATCAGCTGGAACTGGTGCTGGAAGAATTGTCTCAGCAATTGCGGGGCGAGGAGGGCCCGTACATCCTCAGCGACCTTCGCTATGGGCCGGGTCCATTGTACGTCCGTTACGGCGGGTTCGTGGAGCGTTCGGTGGAGTTGGACGGAACTCGCGTGCTCGCCATACAGGGCCCGGACGGAGCGCTGGTTCCCGACAAACGCGGGACGAGTTTCTCCGTCCCCGACTGGGTTAATGTGCCCGACTGCCTGAGTGCATCGCTGAACGCGCGCAAAAGTGGTGATCGCGCCGCGCTTCCCTACCGCGTGACGTCATCGCTGCACTTCTCCAACGGCGGCGGTGTCTACCGCGCCGTGCGCGACGCCGACGGCGAGCAGGTCGTACTCAAGGAAGCCCGCCCGCACGCAGGCCTGGACCGCGACGGTACCGACGCGGTAGCCCGGCTGCATCGTGAGAACGACATCCTGCGCCGCCTCGCCGACATCGACGGCATTCCCACCGCGCACGAGCTTTTCCAAGTGTGGGAGCACACCTTCCTCGCCATGGACCTGGTGCCCGGCGTTCCGCTCGGCTCGTGGTTGGCGCGTCGGTATCCACTCACGCGGCAGCATCCGGACGAGCACGAAATCGCCGACTACACGGACCGCGCCGTTGATCTGCTGGAAAAAGTGGAGCGACTGCTGGACCGCGTCCACGAACGGGGGGTGGTCTTCGGTGATCTGCACGCGCTCAACGTGCTGGTCGACGAGGATGGCGGCGTCTCCTTTATCGACTTCGAGATGGCCTCCGCCGACGACGACGCGCCACGTCCCGCGCTCGGAGCGCCCGGATTCCGCGCTCCCAAGGGCCGCACTGGCGTCGCGATCGACCGGTATGCGCTCGCTGCGCTGAAACTCTGGATGTTTCTGCCGCTGAATCCGCTGTTGGAACTCGCCCCGGGCAAACTGTCCGGATTCGTCGAAGTGATCGAGCGCAGGTTCCCGCTCCCGAACGGCTACGGCGACTCGATCCGCAATGAGCTGGCTCCTGCTGACGTCGTCTCCGCGACCGAGCTCGACCAGCCGAATCCGGACTGGGGTGTGGTGCGCAAAGGCCTCGCCGAAGCGATCCTCTGCTCCGCGACGCCCGAACGCGACGACCGGTTGTTCCCCGGCGACATCGAGCAGTTTCGTCTCGGTGGCACCGGTTTCGCCTATGGCGCGGCGGGTGTCCTGCACGCATTGGATGTCGCAGGAACGGGCCGCTACCCGGAGCACGAACGCTGGCTGGTCGACGCCGTCCGCCGGACACCGCCTGCTCGTCCTGGTTTCTTCGACGGAGCGCACGGAATCGCCTACGTGCTGGAGAACCTCGGCCATCACGACGAAGCGGACGCGCTGCTTGCCGGTGCCGAGCTTCTCGTCACGCAAACCCGCGACCACGGTTTCGCTGCCGGCCTGTCCGGAATCGCGCTGAACCTCTTGCATTTTGCCGGTAGCAGGGAAGACCGCGAGTTCCGGGAACACGCCCACAGCCTGGGTGACCACCTCGCCGACGCACTGACCCGCGCCGTGCCCCCGGGAGAGGTCGGCCGGGCGGGGCTGCTCGACGGTTGGTCCGGCCCCGCACTGCTGTTCACTCACCTCTATGACGACACCGGCGACCGCGGCTGGCTCGAACTCGCCGACCGTGCGCTCAGCCGGGATCTGGACGAGTGCGTGACCACCGACGACGGTGTCCTCCAGGTCCGCGACGGCCACGCCCGCACCCTGCCATATCTGGCGGTGGGCAGCGCGGGAATCGCGCTGGTGGCAGAGGAACTCGCCGCGCGGCACCCGGCCGCGTCATGCCTACGCCGGCAGTCCGATCTGCTCCGCGGCTGCGTCGGAGAGTTCGTTATCCATCCCGGTCTGCTGTTCGGCCGCTGTGGGCTGCTGGCGGCGCTGGCCGCGGCTCACCGGCGTTCACCCGACCCTATTTTGGCCGAAGCGATCGCACGACACCTCTCCGCCCTGGGCTGGCATGCAATCCCTTATGGCGACGGTGGAATCGCGATCCCCGGTAACCAGTTGCTGCGGCTGTCAATGGACCTCGGTACCGGAGGTGCCGGGGTGCTGACGACTGTCGCCGCAACCCTCGACGGTCATGGCCGTGTGCTGCCCTTCTTCGGCGCACTCACCTGA
- a CDS encoding histone-like nucleoid-structuring protein Lsr2, with protein MAERIQVELVDDIDGSLANHTVTFALDGVTYEIDLNDEHAQRFRAVLDRYIKAARAPKPEPARSTRQQEREEEQVRQTNKQLTEQIRGAAQRTREHLSKKAAEPVAPEPVEQPEPVEEKLFDTTPAEEPKPGAARVPAVSMPQFSSAVD; from the coding sequence ATGGCCGAACGGATTCAGGTCGAACTCGTCGATGACATCGACGGGTCCCTAGCCAACCACACCGTCACCTTCGCGCTGGATGGTGTGACGTATGAAATCGACCTGAACGACGAGCACGCCCAAAGATTCCGGGCCGTCCTCGACCGCTACATCAAGGCCGCGCGCGCCCCGAAGCCCGAGCCGGCGCGCAGCACGCGCCAGCAGGAGCGCGAGGAGGAGCAGGTCCGGCAGACCAACAAGCAGTTGACCGAGCAGATCCGCGGCGCCGCGCAGCGCACCCGCGAGCACCTCAGCAAGAAGGCCGCCGAGCCGGTCGCCCCGGAGCCGGTCGAGCAGCCCGAGCCCGTCGAGGAAAAGCTGTTCGACACGACTCCGGCCGAAGAGCCGAAGCCGGGAGCGGCCCGCGTCCCGGCGGTCTCGATGCCGCAGTTCTCCTCCGCAGTCGACTGA
- a CDS encoding RICIN domain-containing protein: MEILGVKPRDAVEFVALMRRLKQESQLTYRQLEERAAARGEILARSTLADVLGGKRLPRPELLTAFVHACGRGSEATAWLDALGVIARGEALEHGLDKAGPAPTEPAEAASTEPVRYGQPSGRRFKGHLLPLTMAAAFGAVTASMAWMLIPFGRPAGDVQHTESTTSGIWSTLPRGWVRLRPVTAPHLCLTDGRVQSHRYVPLVAVQRPCDEVAPQTTLLEPTGEGNYRIQWHHPDYGRGCLKALSEGPGAGLLEPRDDCEQGSSFEIEPSRLYGSGQYVLRVKGQGCVGIVGSSTTEGTEAEMEPCVGKGGQVFVIDLLP; the protein is encoded by the coding sequence ATGGAAATCCTGGGGGTAAAGCCGCGCGACGCCGTGGAGTTCGTAGCGCTTATGCGACGGCTCAAGCAAGAATCACAGCTGACCTACCGGCAATTGGAGGAGCGTGCGGCCGCGCGTGGTGAGATTTTGGCGCGCAGCACGTTGGCCGACGTTCTAGGCGGAAAGAGACTGCCGCGTCCGGAATTGCTGACTGCCTTCGTACACGCCTGCGGACGCGGAAGCGAAGCGACAGCATGGCTTGATGCGTTGGGCGTGATCGCTCGCGGGGAAGCACTCGAACATGGGTTGGACAAAGCCGGCCCCGCGCCCACAGAACCGGCCGAAGCCGCGTCAACGGAACCGGTCAGGTACGGACAGCCGAGCGGCAGGAGGTTCAAAGGGCATCTCCTACCACTGACAATGGCCGCCGCGTTCGGAGCCGTTACCGCGTCGATGGCCTGGATGCTGATCCCATTCGGCCGGCCAGCCGGGGACGTCCAGCACACGGAGTCCACCACTTCGGGTATCTGGTCAACACTGCCGCGTGGGTGGGTACGACTACGCCCCGTTACGGCTCCTCACCTGTGCCTGACCGATGGGCGTGTCCAGAGCCACCGGTATGTCCCGCTGGTGGCGGTGCAGCGCCCGTGCGACGAAGTGGCGCCGCAAACTACCCTGCTGGAGCCCACGGGTGAAGGTAATTACCGCATCCAGTGGCACCACCCCGACTACGGCAGGGGCTGCCTGAAGGCACTGTCCGAGGGCCCCGGGGCCGGACTGCTGGAACCAAGGGACGACTGCGAACAAGGCAGCTCTTTCGAGATCGAACCCAGCAGACTGTATGGGAGTGGACAGTACGTGCTCCGGGTGAAGGGCCAGGGGTGCGTAGGCATCGTCGGCTCGAGCACCACCGAAGGCACCGAAGCAGAAATGGAACCGTGCGTGGGAAAAGGTGGTCAGGTGTTCGTCATCGATCTCCTACCATGA